Genomic segment of Candidatus Desulfatibia profunda:
CTGTCAGGCCGGTCCAACGCTCCGAGCAAATGCAGCAAAGTAGATTTGCCGATTCCGGAAGCGCCCACTACAGCAAGGGTCTCTCCGGCCTTTAGATCAAGATCCACCCCTTTGAGAATATCAATACGGAAATCGCTGTTATTGAAACTCTTGCATAGCCCCCTGACAACGATCAAGCGATCAGCAGCAAGTTCCCTGTTGCTGCACCCGGAACTAACCATAACGAATCGCCTCAACAGGGTTGAGCCTGGATGCCTGATACGCCGGATAAAGTGTTGCCAGAAAACATATCACGATGGCGGCAACGGCAATCATCAAAACATCCAAAGCCTCAAGTCTGACGGGAAGGGTTGTGATATAGTAAACATCCCCTGGAAGTTCGATAAACTTGTATTTTTCCAGCAATTTACACAGGAAAACCCCCAGGCAAATTCCCAGCGCCGTTCCAACCGAACCGATGATCATTCCATTGAAGATGAAAATTTTTCGGATGCTCTTATCCGTTGAGCCCATGGCCTTTAATATGGCTATATCTTTTGTTTTTCCCATTACCATCATGATCAGTGTACTGGCAATGTTAAAAGCGGCCACCAGAACGATCAGCACCAAAATGATGAACATCACCGTCTTTTCCAGCTTCAAGGCCGAAAAAAGGTTGTGGTTCATCTGCATCCAGTCTCTGGCCCAGTAAGGGAACCCCAAGCCGCCAACGATCTTTTCAGCAATATTTTTGGCTTTATAGATATCATCCACCCGCACTTCGATGCCGGTCACCGAATCGGACATCCGCAGGGTTTTCTGCGCATCCTTCAGGTGAACGTAAGCCAAAGAGCCGTCGTATTCATACATGCCGGCCTCAAAAATACCGGCAACTTTAAACCGCTTCATGGCCGGCAGGTGTCCGACAGGAGAAATAATTCCCCGCGATGATATTAAATCAACCACGTCGCCGACAACGACACCCAGATTTCTGGCAAGTTGCCGGCCCAAAATGATTCCGGGCACAGAAACGGCCGTGTTTTCTTCCGTATGCATCTTGTTTAAGTTTTGCAGCGAACTGTTCTCTAAGATTTTTATTACCCGGCCGGCGGATTTAGGGTCTACGCCTCTGAGAACAGCACCGGACACTCCCGATGAGGACCGCAGCATGACCTGACTATAAATAAACGGTGTTGCCGCTTCAACTCCCGGAACCTTTTCCACATATTCGGTTACGCTGTTATATTCGTTAAAAGAACCGCCATGGCGCATGACTACCACGTGGGACTCAACCCCTAATATACGGGACTTCAAATCGGATTCAAAGCCGGCCATGACTGCAATCACCACGATCAGAGCCATAACTCCCACCGTAACACCGGCTATGGAAAGAAACGTAATCAGTGAAATAAACTTTTCTTTCTGTTTGGCCCTGAGATAGCGACCACCTATGAAAAATTCAAAAGACATGGTAATGCCCTACGAACCGCCCTTGCCTGCTTCCGGCTTCATGTGCGGGAAAAGAATAACCTCCCGAATGGATGCGGAATCGGTAAGCAGCATGATGAGTCTGTCTATCCCTATCCCCTCCCCGGCCGCAGGGGGCATTCCGTACTCCAGCGCTTCGATGTAGTCATGGTCCATGGTGTGGGCCTCCAGATCGCCTGCTTCCCGGTCGGCCATCTGCTGCAGGAAACGCTCTTTTTGGTCTTCCGGGTCGTTGAGCTCCGAAAATCCGTTGGCAATCTCATGTCCCGCAATAAAAAGCTCAAACCGATCCGTAAGACCGGGATCCTTATCATTTCTTCTGGAAAGCGGAGAAACCTCCACCGGATATCCGGTAATAAATATGGGCTGGATCAGTTTGGGCTCCACCAGAATATCAAAAAGCTTGGTAATAATTTTTCCGAGCCGGCCGGTTTTGGTCACCTTGATCCCATTTGAAGCCGCAATTTCAAGAAGTTTTTCTTTGTCCTTGAGCAAAGTTGCATCAATGCCGCCATAGGTCTCCAAGGCGGAAATGAGGGTCATGCGGCGCCACTTGGCACCCAAGTCAATCGTCTGGCCCTGATAAGTGATTGCGGTCGACCCGCTCACCACCCCGCTCACATATGCAAACATCTCTGCGGTCAGATCCATCAGGTCTTCATAGGTTGCATAGGCCTGATATAACTCGAGCATCGTAAATTCGGGATTGTGGCGGGCTGAAACGCCTTCATTTCGGAAGTTTCTGTTGATCTCAAAAACCCTTTCAAATCCACCAACAACCAGACGTTTTAAATAGAGTTCGGGAGCGATGCGCAAATACAGGTCCATCCCCAGGACATTGTGATGGGTGACAAACGGTGTGGCTTCGGCCCCGCCCGGAACAGGTTGCATCATCGGCGTTTCCACTTCAAGAAAATCCCGCTCCAGAAGGAATGAACGTATGGCCTGGACAATTTTACTGCGCTTAATAAATATCTCCTGCACGTCCGGATTCATGATTAAGTCGATGTAGCGCCGACGATAGCGCTTTTCAGGATCTCTGAGCCCGTGAAATTTTTCCGGAAGCGGCCGGGTCGATTTGCAGACAAGCTTTAATTCATGGGCCAACAGTGTCCACTCGCCGGTTTTGGTTTTGAACATAGATCCCTTTAAGCCGACAAAATCCCCGATATCGATCAGTTTAAAAAGTCCATAAGCTTCATCGCCCGTTTTGTCTTTCCGAATATATGCCTGAAGCTGGCCGGTACGATCTTTGAACCGGATAAAGGATGCTTTCCCGAAACGATTGATCGCCATCACCCGTCCCGCAACGACAAATACGGGGCCTTCGTCGGTTAGGGAATCCGGCGAAGCTTCTATCAACTTGGTGATGTCCCGAACCGTATGCGAAACATTAAAATCGTTGGGGAACAGATTTATATTTTTATTTCTTAAATCCTCTATTTTACTTTTTCGTTTCCCGATAAGGTCGCTTGGTTTTTCCATTGAACAACTCTTATGTCCTGGCATATATACAGCAGTTGTCATAAATATGTTCCGATTGAATCGTTTCCTGAACGGAATGTTATTTTATCAATCACTATAAAATCTGCGCTTTTGGATCTGGTCATTTGTCATTAGAGCATGTTATCGTACCAAAGGGTGCGAAATTTGGGCTAAACTTCTTTTGCTAACCTATTTGTGAAAAGGTGTCAAGGTGAAGTTGGGGGATCAATCCGCTTTAATGGCAGCGTAATGGTCGTGCCCTTGCCGACAGTGCTCTCAACCTCCAGCCAGGTGTTGTAGGACTCGAGGATGCTGTGAACGATGGAAAGCCCCAGACCGGTTCCACTGGGTTTGGTGGTAAAAAAAGGGTCAAAAATCGATTTCAGCAATTCCCGCGACATTCCACAGCCATTATCAGCAATCCTGATTGCGGCATAGTTATGCTTCAAAGGATACATTTTCATATCGATATGCCCTTTGCCATCAATCGATTCCGCCGCATTTAATAAAAGGTTCCACAGAACCTGGCGCAGATGCATTGGATCCATTTCAATCCAAATATCGGGGGCAAAATCTTCTGTAATCTTTACTCTTCCGAAACAACTGCCGTCTTTTTCAAAAAGCTTGACTGTTTCCGCCAAAGCCCTATCGAGTTTAATCTTTTCAACCTTGGCAACCTGGGGCTTGGCAAACAATAGAAAATTATTTACCAGCGCACTTAAGCGATCCGTCTCCCGCAGAACGATCTGCATCAACTTGTCATGTTGAGGATTATAGTGAATCTCTTTTCTCAAAATCTGGATTGAGCCTGCCAGCGAAGCCAGGGGATTCTTGATTTCATGGGCCATGCCTGCCCCCATTTCACCCATGTAAGCCAACTTTTCAACACGCTTGACGCGTTCCTCCAGGGCCAGCAGTTCTTTTTTCGTCTTTCTGACCTGTTCAGACAAAAGGCTGCTTAAAAACGCCACGGCAAAGCACGCCACCATGATAATTAAAATCTTAAAAACCACCTGACTCC
This window contains:
- a CDS encoding two-component sensor histidine kinase: MFFRLFFTSLLLGATIILQLGKSPSPLAEPLLVLYGLITGIFLLSFIYAVILPRLKRGIIFAYVQIAIDTFVVTLIIFVTGSFASIFSFLYLVVIIYSSMLLYRKGIMVMAALCSIQYGIMVDLEYYDFINPFIMEGSVAAVHYPWSQVVFKILIIMVACFAVAFLSSLLSEQVRKTKKELLALEERVKRVEKLAYMGEMGAGMAHEIKNPLASLAGSIQILRKEIHYNPQHDKLMQIVLRETDRLSALVNNFLLFAKPQVAKVEKIKLDRALAETVKLFEKDGSCFGRVKITEDFAPDIWIEMDPMHLRQVLWNLLLNAAESIDGKGHIDMKMYPLKHNYAAIRIADNGCGMSRELLKSIFDPFFTTKPSGTGLGLSIVHSILESYNTWLEVESTVGKGTTITLPLKRIDPPTSP
- the lysS gene encoding lysine--tRNA ligase — translated: MEKPSDLIGKRKSKIEDLRNKNINLFPNDFNVSHTVRDITKLIEASPDSLTDEGPVFVVAGRVMAINRFGKASFIRFKDRTGQLQAYIRKDKTGDEAYGLFKLIDIGDFVGLKGSMFKTKTGEWTLLAHELKLVCKSTRPLPEKFHGLRDPEKRYRRRYIDLIMNPDVQEIFIKRSKIVQAIRSFLLERDFLEVETPMMQPVPGGAEATPFVTHHNVLGMDLYLRIAPELYLKRLVVGGFERVFEINRNFRNEGVSARHNPEFTMLELYQAYATYEDLMDLTAEMFAYVSGVVSGSTAITYQGQTIDLGAKWRRMTLISALETYGGIDATLLKDKEKLLEIAASNGIKVTKTGRLGKIITKLFDILVEPKLIQPIFITGYPVEVSPLSRRNDKDPGLTDRFELFIAGHEIANGFSELNDPEDQKERFLQQMADREAGDLEAHTMDHDYIEALEYGMPPAAGEGIGIDRLIMLLTDSASIREVILFPHMKPEAGKGGS
- a CDS encoding lipoprotein-releasing ABC transporter permease subunit — its product is MSFEFFIGGRYLRAKQKEKFISLITFLSIAGVTVGVMALIVVIAVMAGFESDLKSRILGVESHVVVMRHGGSFNEYNSVTEYVEKVPGVEAATPFIYSQVMLRSSSGVSGAVLRGVDPKSAGRVIKILENSSLQNLNKMHTEENTAVSVPGIILGRQLARNLGVVVGDVVDLISSRGIISPVGHLPAMKRFKVAGIFEAGMYEYDGSLAYVHLKDAQKTLRMSDSVTGIEVRVDDIYKAKNIAEKIVGGLGFPYWARDWMQMNHNLFSALKLEKTVMFIILVLIVLVAAFNIASTLIMMVMGKTKDIAILKAMGSTDKSIRKIFIFNGMIIGSVGTALGICLGVFLCKLLEKYKFIELPGDVYYITTLPVRLEALDVLMIAVAAIVICFLATLYPAYQASRLNPVEAIRYG